A genome region from Serinus canaria isolate serCan28SL12 chromosome 19, serCan2020, whole genome shotgun sequence includes the following:
- the LOC103820032 gene encoding C-C motif chemokine 5-like yields the protein MKTFTADLSVLFVVVFCYQATSSPISLNFYGPCCVEYITRTLSLSHVVKYEHTGSHCSPPAVIFTTIKDKLVCANPNDMWVKDIMNQLKDNKHSG from the exons ATGAAGACCTTCACAGCAGACCTTTCTGTACTTTTTGTGGTTGTCTTCTGCTACCAGGCCACCTCTTCTCCAA TTTCTCTCAACTTTTATGGTCCCTGCTGTGTTGAGTATATCACCAGAACATTGTCCTTGAGCCATGTGGTAAAGTATGAGCACACGGGCAGCCACTGCTCACCACCAGCTGTGAT ATTTACCACCATCAAGGACAAGCTGGTCTGTGCCAACCCTAACGACATGTGGGTCAAGGACATAATGAATCAATTAAAGGACAATAAGCACAGTGGATAA